Part of the Bacteroides acidifaciens genome, ATTAGTACGAATGTGGTCAAGGACACCGACAAAAACAGGGTCAGTCTGCCGATAAACCTTTTGTAGTTCGATAGACACCAAATCTATCTGACCGAATACCCGTGCAGAGAAAAAGTAGGGAGTAGGGTAGAATCGGTTTAATATTTCCCGCTCATCGTTCTTCACGACAGGTTCCAACTGGAAGACATCGCCTACCAATAACAACTGTTTTCCACCAAAAGGCTCACGTAAGTTATGGGAATATACGCGCAGGATACGGTCGATGGCATCAATAATATCCGCCCGCACCATTGAAATCTCGTCAATAATCACCAGTTCTATCTGTTCCAGTAACTTCCGGTGTGGTTTGGTATATTTGAAAAACTCGTGGATGCGTCCCCGTTGCAGGCTGAGGTTCGGGTCGTCCGGCAATAGCGGATAAAAGGGAAGTTTAAAGAAACTATGCATCGTGCTTCCCCCGGCATTGATTGCGGCAATACCCGTCGGAGCAAGTACGACATGTTTCTTTTTCGTATTCTCGCAGACGTAACGCAGGAATGTAGATTTCCCTGTCCCCGCCTTTCCGGTCAGAAAGACCGACTGGCGTGTATATTGAATCAAGTTCAGGGCATCCTGAAACTCAGCGTTGTTAGTGTCTACGCTCATTCTTGTAAGTATAGTAAATCCTTTTTATTCAATGATTCCGAAATGTTTCATCGCTTTGCTGATTCCGTCCTCGTCAATGGGAGCCGTCACGTAATCGGCGGCAGCTTTTACATCATCCTTTGCCTGTCCCATAGCTACTCCGATAGCGGCATGGCGAAGCATACTGATGTCGTTTCCACCATCTCCGAATGACATCGTATCTTCCAACTTAATATCAAAGTAACGGATGATTTCATCAATCCCCTTTTGCTTTGTATCTCCTTTCGCGGTTACGTCGGCAAAAGATGGATACCAGCGACCTATCTCACATGTCGGGATAGACGGGCGGATTTCTTTTTCTTCTTCCTCTGTGATAAAAGGTGTCATTTGTATAATCTCTTTGCTGGTCGCTTCTTCAAAAGAAACAGTCGGGATAACATTCACATGCAGGAAATCATAGAATGTCTTTTTCACTATCTCGTCAGGCTGGCAAACGGATATGTTATGTTCCTCTACAAAGATACAAGGCACTCCTTTCTTTTCGCAGAAAGCTGCCATTGCTTTTACTTCCTCTTGGGGGATGGCACTTTTATAAATAACTTGCTCACCGACAAAACAATAAGCCCCGTTCATGGTTATGTATCCATCTATGAGATTCCGGTCTTGTAGTTCGGAAAGGTTGTTGATAATAGCTTTCGGGCGTCCGGTAGCGATAAATATTTTGTGCCCTTTTGCATGGGCGGCTTCCAATGCCTTGATGGTAGAAGTCGGGATGCGGTGAGTTTCAAAACTGACCAGCGTTCCGTCTATATCAAAAAATAATGCTTTCGTCATAGGTTCCTTTTTGAATTGAATACAAAAGTACTATTTTTGTCTCACATAACATAATAACATCATGCAGTATGAAATATAATTTTGATGAAATAATAGACCGTAACGGTACAGACTCCGTTAAATGGGACGGAGTGGAAGGGCGTTGGGGACGCAAGGACTTGATTCCGATGTGGGTAGCTGATATGGATTTCCGTACAGCCCCTTTTGTGATAGACGCTTTGAAAAAACGCCTGGAGCATGAAGTGCTCGGATATACTTTTGCCTGCAAAGAATGGTCGGAATCCATAATCAACTGGTTACAGGCACGCCACGGGTGGACGGTAAGTGAGGAGATGCTGACATTCACTCCCGGCATTGTCCGTGGATTGGCTTTTGCTATTCACTGCTTTACGCAGAAAGGGGATAAAGTCATGGTGATGCCGCCTGTTTATCATCCTTTCTTTTTGGTAACTCAGAAGAATGAACGCGAAGTTGTATTTAGCCCGTTAGTGCTGAAAGACGGACAATATTATATTGATTTTGACCGTTTTCGCCAAGATATTCAGGGCTGCAAACTGCTTATTTTAAGTAACCCTCATAATCCGGGCGGACGTGTATGGACAAAAGAGGAGCTGGCTCAAATAGCCGATATTTGTCATGAAAGCGGTACATTAATCATCTCTGACGAGATTCATGCCGACTTGACTTTGCCGCCATACAAGCATCCTACGTTCGCTCTTATCTCGGAAAAAGCGCGGATGAATTCACTCATCTTTATGTCTCCGAGTAAAGCGTTCAATATGCCGGGACTGGCAAGCTCTTATGTAATTATAGAAAATGAGGAGCTTCGTCACCGTTTCCAAACATATATGGAAGCAAGTGAGTTCAGCGAAGGGCATCTGTTTGCTTACTTGAGTGTAGCAGCTGCTTACAGTCATGGTACTGAATGGCTTGAACAAGTACTTGCTTATATCAAGGAAAATGTGGACTTCACCGAAAACTATCTGAAAGAGCATATTCCTGCCATCAAGATGATTCGTCCGCAAGCTTCCTACCTTATCTTTTTGGATTGCCGTGAATTAGGACTAAATCAGGAAGAACTGAACCGCCTTTTCATAGAAGATGCTCATTTGGCATTGAACGATGGAGCAACATTTGGCAAGGAAGGCGAAGGCTTCATGCGGTTGAATATTGCTTGTCCGCGTACTACATTGGAACGTGCGTTGAAGCAGTTGGAGCAGGCAGTAATAAGCTTAAAGTAACCTCTTTGAAATGGGATTATACACTAGAATTATTCTCACCGAAATGAGAAATAATTCTCATCAATATGAGAACTTTTTCTCATCGCAGTGAGAATTATTTCTCATCACGATGAGAATATTTTCTCATAGGCATGGAAATATTTTGAGAAAAATAAGAGCGTAATCAGTTGATTACTATGTAGCTAGAAATGCTTGTGTATTGTCCTGTAATCAGAGATAAAGAAGTAGAGACTAACCTAAATTATAAAATAAGCCCCTTTTCTACGAAATTCGGAAAAGGGGCTTGTCTTTTAGGATAAGAAGTTTAAGAAATCAAATAAAGATAAACACTTACTTCTGTATCAAATCTACCGGAATCAACCGCACTTCACTATTCAAGCCGGAAGGCAGCGGACTCCAATGCCCGTAATTAGCCGGGCGATAGTTTAAATCGACAATATTGATTTCTTTAAACTTGCGCCACTGCACTCCCTGCCTGTCCAGTTCTGCTATTCGGTTTGCAGAAAGGTTCGTGACTTCTATTTCGATGTGGTTTTTTCCGGATTTCAGCAGATGACCTACTCTCAACTGATAAGGCACTGCCCACACACAACCCGCTTCCTGTCCGTTGATGCGGACACGGGCACTTTCGCGTACATCTCCCAAATCAAGTATCCAGTCGTCAGCTTTCAAGGCAGGCAGCTCGATATCCAATGAATACACACCGGTTCCCATATTGATTTTGGCTGCCGGATGATTGATGCTTGTCCATGAACACGGGCGGTCTATGTCGAATGTACCTTGAACTTCCGGTTTGCTTTCGGCAAAGTGCAGTTTCCAGCCATGGTCAAGGCTGAGGCTGAAAGGTTGTTCCTTTATATATCTCCACGGTTTGGAAGCTTGCAAAGGCTGTTGATAAGTTTGCAGGATAACCGATTCGCCGGATTTCAGTTGCAGATAAACTTGTGTCTTGCCGTCTGCCTGGCGGATAAGGGCTTCTCCACATTCTCCGGTCATCGGATTGAAGAGGGCGGCTGCGGTTGCATTTGTTCCTAAGGTAACCCAGCCATCCACTCCTTTGTCTTGCAGGGAAGAGATGAAGTAATGATGTCCCGTGTCATTCACTCTCCGGATAGTTTGCAGGCCGAATTTAGTTTTCATTTCCTCGCAAGGAATATGGCAACTGGCCAATGTGCGCGCATAATCCGTTCCTGTGATAATCTTTCCCTTTCCAACCGGAGTGACGGTTGTCTCGGAGAAAGAGACAGACGGAAGTTGGCGGAGCGTACGTTGGTAACTCTTACGTTTCTGTTCCAGTCGGGCATATCCCGGTACATCCGTCGGATAGTTTTCGAGGAATACGATAGTAGCTCCCTGTTTGGCCAGTTCTACAAGATGCGCCAACACATCATCCGGCATCAGATGGGCGGCAGGCACTACCAATGCTTTGTAACCCGTTCCGCCCGAAGTAACCAACTGTCCGTCCTTGAAACGGGTGCTGCGGATGAAGTTGTCGGAGATGTAATCCCCGTCGTATCCGCTGTTGTTGATGCGGTGGATAGCGTCGATAAATTTGGGAGCAAGTTTATCCATGTGGTGGATAGTGAACAATAACAATCGTCCCGGTTGTTCGTTCCACATATCATATACCGGAAGATAAATCAGGAAATCATTATCCGGCCGTCCCATTTGCAGAAAGCTCTGGCAACGGGTGATATAATTGAAGAAAGAAGGAGCGTCACGCCAGATACTGTTCGTCGGATTCATATTGATAGACGCATAGAACAACCAACCCGGCCATTCGGCTTCTTTCGGAGAATAAGGTGTTCCATGAAAGAACATATGATTGACACCGGAAACAAACATCAAGTCCATATCCGGCTTGCATTGTGATAGGGAAGTGCGGAAATGCTCCGTCAGCCAGGTGAATGTTTCGGAAGAAGTATAGGTCTTACCTGCAATGTGTGCGGCCGAAGAAGCATATTTCAACATAGACAAGTCCGAATCATTCTTTTTGGTCAATGAATCCTGACGCAATCCTTCGATATGGAACTGTGACAGTCCGAAGCCTTCACATTCGGGAATATCTACGGCTGCGTAAATATCAATCAGATTACCCGGTGAGCCGTGGGCTTGGTTACGGGTGATGCTACCGTTTTTGTGTGCCCAGTCTGTCCATTGACAGGTGAAGTTCTCCAATAACAAGTCGGAAATCGTCTCCCGATAATCGGACAAGATACGTCTGCTGACTTCGGGACGGCTTTCATCCAGAAATTCAGGGAAATGCTCTTCCAGTTTATATCCCCGTCTGCGGGCAAACTGTTCCAGAAAATCGTCTGTCCAGTCTGCTTGATACACCTCGTAAGAGTCGTTGAAGAATGTATGCGGATAGCTTGTCTTGCTACTCTTGAATGCACGGTCGAAGCGGGAAAGATAGTTCTTGACAGCTTTCTTTGACAGGTGGTTCATGACGTATCCTTCCCCGCCCGGTGCTGCCCGTTTCACTTTCTGCCGTGTCTTTCCAATGTAGAGAGCTACCACTTTCCATTTACCGGCAGGGGCTTTCCATTGCAACTTGTCTTTTTTAACATGAGAAGTCAGATTAAGACACTGCCCATTTTCATTATAAGCCATTACCCGGCTTAAAACGGAATAAGGTTGTTGCTTAGGGTCAGTCACATTAATATCCTGAACAATCTCTTTGCCGCCTTCTATTTCGTAAGTTTGGAAGATTGCCTTGGTAGCTGCGTCTTCAATGCTGACTTCCGGCCCGCCAAAAGGCCAGCCCGTACCTGTATTCATGTCGATTTCAATACC contains:
- a CDS encoding Cof-type HAD-IIB family hydrolase; translation: MTKALFFDIDGTLVSFETHRIPTSTIKALEAAHAKGHKIFIATGRPKAIINNLSELQDRNLIDGYITMNGAYCFVGEQVIYKSAIPQEEVKAMAAFCEKKGVPCIFVEEHNISVCQPDEIVKKTFYDFLHVNVIPTVSFEEATSKEIIQMTPFITEEEEKEIRPSIPTCEIGRWYPSFADVTAKGDTKQKGIDEIIRYFDIKLEDTMSFGDGGNDISMLRHAAIGVAMGQAKDDVKAAADYVTAPIDEDGISKAMKHFGIIE
- a CDS encoding MalY/PatB family protein; protein product: MKYNFDEIIDRNGTDSVKWDGVEGRWGRKDLIPMWVADMDFRTAPFVIDALKKRLEHEVLGYTFACKEWSESIINWLQARHGWTVSEEMLTFTPGIVRGLAFAIHCFTQKGDKVMVMPPVYHPFFLVTQKNEREVVFSPLVLKDGQYYIDFDRFRQDIQGCKLLILSNPHNPGGRVWTKEELAQIADICHESGTLIISDEIHADLTLPPYKHPTFALISEKARMNSLIFMSPSKAFNMPGLASSYVIIENEELRHRFQTYMEASEFSEGHLFAYLSVAAAYSHGTEWLEQVLAYIKENVDFTENYLKEHIPAIKMIRPQASYLIFLDCRELGLNQEELNRLFIEDAHLALNDGATFGKEGEGFMRLNIACPRTTLERALKQLEQAVISLK
- a CDS encoding glycosyl hydrolase; translated protein: MNKKQLIFLCLLATGGAAQAQQWPDVPAEARPGTRWWWLGSAVDEKNLTYNLEEYARAGMGAVEITPIYGVQGNDANEIQFLSPRWMEVLKHTQAEGKRTGIEIDMNTGTGWPFGGPEVSIEDAATKAIFQTYEIEGGKEIVQDINVTDPKQQPYSVLSRVMAYNENGQCLNLTSHVKKDKLQWKAPAGKWKVVALYIGKTRQKVKRAAPGGEGYVMNHLSKKAVKNYLSRFDRAFKSSKTSYPHTFFNDSYEVYQADWTDDFLEQFARRRGYKLEEHFPEFLDESRPEVSRRILSDYRETISDLLLENFTCQWTDWAHKNGSITRNQAHGSPGNLIDIYAAVDIPECEGFGLSQFHIEGLRQDSLTKKNDSDLSMLKYASSAAHIAGKTYTSSETFTWLTEHFRTSLSQCKPDMDLMFVSGVNHMFFHGTPYSPKEAEWPGWLFYASINMNPTNSIWRDAPSFFNYITRCQSFLQMGRPDNDFLIYLPVYDMWNEQPGRLLLFTIHHMDKLAPKFIDAIHRINNSGYDGDYISDNFIRSTRFKDGQLVTSGGTGYKALVVPAAHLMPDDVLAHLVELAKQGATIVFLENYPTDVPGYARLEQKRKSYQRTLRQLPSVSFSETTVTPVGKGKIITGTDYARTLASCHIPCEEMKTKFGLQTIRRVNDTGHHYFISSLQDKGVDGWVTLGTNATAAALFNPMTGECGEALIRQADGKTQVYLQLKSGESVILQTYQQPLQASKPWRYIKEQPFSLSLDHGWKLHFAESKPEVQGTFDIDRPCSWTSINHPAAKINMGTGVYSLDIELPALKADDWILDLGDVRESARVRINGQEAGCVWAVPYQLRVGHLLKSGKNHIEIEVTNLSANRIAELDRQGVQWRKFKEINIVDLNYRPANYGHWSPLPSGLNSEVRLIPVDLIQK